A single Antechinus flavipes isolate AdamAnt ecotype Samford, QLD, Australia chromosome 5, AdamAnt_v2, whole genome shotgun sequence DNA region contains:
- the LOC127564890 gene encoding ras-like protein — MASCVHTSIGDSDRRTTKMYKLVVMGTCSVGKTALIAQFSRNHFVTEYDPTTQDFYSKDTMVDEEQCQLDIMDTTGNGAFYYLRNHSVLWGEGFLLVYAVNDLYSFEKMNFFWDSLQWLKGTDRVPVMLVANKVDVTDRLVDPTRGQEMARRFGFSYVETSAKTGQGVEQAFHELVREIRRKRAEE, encoded by the coding sequence ATGGCTTCTTGTGTCCATACCTCCATCGGTGATTCAGACAGACGCACAACCAAGATGTATAAGTTGGTGGTGATGGGCACCTGTTCTGTGGGCAAGACTGCACTGATCGCGCAGTTTAGTAGGAATCATTTTGTGACGGAGTATGACCCCACGACCCAAGATTTCTATAGTAAGGATACAATGGTGGACGAAGAGCAGTGTCAGCTGGACATCATGGATACCACAGGCAATGGAGCATTTTATTATCTGAGGAACCATTCCGTGCTCTGGGGAGAGGGCTTCCTCTTGGTCTATGCAGTGAATGACCTCTACTCTTTTGAAAAGATGAATTTCTTCTGGGACAGTCTGCAGTGGCTCAAGGGCACCGACCGCGTACCCGTGATGTTGGTGGCCAACAAAGTAGACGTGACCGACAGGCTGGTGGACCCCACACGGGGCCAGGAGATGGCCAGGCGCTTCGGGTTCTCTTATGTGGAGACCTCAGCCAAGACTGGACAAGGTGTGGAGCAAGCCTTCCATGAGCTGGTTCGAGAAATTCGGAGGAAGCGAGCTGAGGAGTAA
- the LOC127538119 gene encoding ras-like protein codes for MASCVHTSIGDSDRRTTKMYKLVVMGTCSVGKTALIGQFSRNHFVTEYDPTTQDFYSKDTMVDEEQCQLDIMDTTGNGAFYYLRNHSVLWGEGFLLVYAVNDLYSFEKMNFFWDSLQWLKGTDRVPVMLVANKVDVTDRLVDPTRGQEMARRFGFSYVETSAKTGQGVEQAFHELVREIRRKRAEE; via the coding sequence ATGGCTTCTTGTGTCCATACCTCCATCGGTGATTCAGACAGACGCACAACCAAGATGTATAAGTTGGTGGTGATGGGCACCTGTTCTGTGGGCAAGACTGCACTGATCGGGCAGTTTAGTAGGAATCATTTTGTGACGGAGTATGACCCCACGACCCAAGATTTCTATAGTAAGGATACAATGGTGGACGAAGAGCAGTGTCAGCTGGACATCATGGATACCACAGGCAATGGAGCATTTTATTATCTGAGGAACCATTCCGTGCTCTGGGGAGAGGGCTTCCTCTTGGTCTATGCAGTGAATGACCTCTACTCTTTTGAAAAGATGAATTTCTTCTGGGACAGTCTGCAGTGGCTCAAGGGCACCGACCGTGTACCCGTGATGTTGGTGGCCAACAAAGTAGACGTGACCGACAGGCTGGTGGACCCCACACGGGGCCAGGAGATGGCCAGGCGCTTCGGGTTCTCTTATGTGGAGACCTCAGCCAAGACTGGACAAGGTGTGGAGCAAGCCTTCCATGAGCTGGTTCGAGAAATTCGGAGGAAGCGAGCTGAGGAGTAA